The following proteins are co-located in the Tripterygium wilfordii isolate XIE 37 chromosome 2, ASM1340144v1, whole genome shotgun sequence genome:
- the LOC120008796 gene encoding protein transport protein Sec61 subunit beta-like yields the protein MARGSSQSQSQSTTSSTSSRPGLMAPRGSSAATAGMRRRRITGGNSSSGSGAVGGSGPSNMLRFYTDDAPGLKISPTVVLVMSVCFIGFVTALHVFGKFYRYQSGA from the coding sequence ATGGCGAGAGGTTCTTCCCAGTCCCAGTCTCAgtccaccacctcctccacgAGTTCGCGGCCTGGCCTCATGGCTCCCCGTGGCTCATCTGCGGCCACGGCCGGCATGCGTCGCCGCCGCATCACTGGAGGCAACTCCTCATCCGGCTCTGGTGCAGTCGGTGGTTCAGGACCGAGCAACATGCTCCGCTTCTACACCGATGATGCCCCTGGTCTCAAGATCTCCCCTACTGTCGTACTTGTCATGAGCGTTTGCTTCATCGGCTTCGTCACTGCTCTCCACGTCTTTGGAAAGTTCTACCGCTACCAATCCGGTGCCTGA
- the LOC119981494 gene encoding syntaxin-71-like: MNRAIAVAMNAEVRRTKARLMEEVPKLQKLAQKRVKGVSSEDQAIRCDLVLALPERIQAIPDATIAIARQSGGWATSGSHKNIKFDSPDGDFDSNFFLQSEASSQFRHEYEMQKLKQDQGLDFISEGEDTLKNLAQDMNEEMDRQVSLMDEIDTKCITRGIVVLLLVDRATSDLKNTNVRLKETLVQLRSSRNFCIDIVLLCVLLGVASFLYNAL; encoded by the exons ATGAATAGGGCTATTGCGGTGGCAATGAATGCAGAGGTTCGTCGAACCAAGGCTCGACTGATGGAAGAAGTGCCCAAGCTCCAAAAACTGGCTCAAAAAAGG GTTAAGGGGGTTTCTAGCGAAGACCAAGCTATTCGGTGTGATCTGGTTCTTGCATTGCCAGAGAGAATTCAAGCCATACCAGATGCAACCATAGCCATAGCCAGACAAAGTGGAGGATGGGCAACTTCTGGGTCacataaaaatatcaaatttgATTCCCCTG ATGGAGACTTTGACAGTAATTTTTTCCTGCAATCTGAAGCATCAAGTCAATTCAGACATGAATATGAAATGCAGAAGTTGAAACAG GACCAAGGTCTTGATTTCATATCAGAAGGAGAGGATACGTTGAAAAATTTAGCCCAAGACATGAACGAG GAAATGGATAGGCAAGTTTCCCTAATGGATGAAATCGATACGAAG TGCATCACCAGGGGTATAGTGGTGCTTTTATTGGTGGACAGGGCAACATCTGATCTCAAGAACACTAATGTTAGGCTAAAGGAAACTCTTGTCCAG TTGCGTTCAAGTCGAAACTTCTGCATTGACATTGTTCTGTTGTGTGTTCTACTGGGAGTTGCTTCCTTCCTATACAA TGCACTGTGA
- the LOC120015544 gene encoding serine/threonine-protein kinase GRIK1-like isoform X1 yields MLSKSYTFKRLMGCCNCFGFTRKPKRRPRPISVANCQLSQELLLDEEIDDEDDGSYNDDITDTAHGDVDADDSEVPSRLGRSEEILKFREQNGFICRQFPVKETHKVVRTEDENGNKVVNEYVREYKIGAGSYGKVVLYQSRVDGKHYAIKAFHKSHLSKLRVAPSETAMTDVLREVLIMKMLNHPNIVNLIEVIDDPSADHFYMVLEYVDGKWACEGCGPPGGIGEDTARKYLRDIVAGLIYLHAHNIVHGDIKPDNLLVTRTGTVKIGDFSVSQVFEDDNDELRRSPGTPVFTAPECCLGLTYHGKAADTWAVGVSLYCMIVGQYPFLGETLQDTYDKIVNNSLILPDEINPQLKNLLEGLLSKDPNQRLTLDEVAQHTWIIGADGPIPQYLCWCRRESLEKVEFDESEDSSDMTHSNNID; encoded by the exons aTGCTTAGTAAGAGCTATACTTTCAAGAGATTGATGGGCTGCTGCAATTGTTTCGGTTTTACTCGAAAACCCAAGAGGCGACCCAGGCCTATCTCTGTGGCTAATTGCCAGCTTTCCCAGGAATTGTTGTTAGACGAGGAAATAGACGATGAGGATGATGGTTCATATAATGACGACATAACTGATACTGCTCATGGGGATGTTGATGCGGATGATAGTGAGGTGCCAAGCCGCTTGGGACGTTCTGAGGAGATATTAAAATTTAGAGAACAGAATGGATTCATTTGCAGGCAATTTCCTGTCAAGGAAACCCACAAAGTTGTACGCACAGAG gatgaaaatggtaataaGGTGGTCAACGAGTATGTTCGTGAATATAAAATTGGTGCTGGTAGCTATGGCAAAGTG GTTTTATATCAAAGCCGTGTAGACGGAAAGCATTATGCAATCAAG GCCTTTCATAAGTCTCACTTATCAAAGTTGCGTGTTGCACCTTCAGAAACTGCTATGACTGATGTTTTACGCGAG GTTTTAATAATGAAAATGTTGAACCATCCTAATATTGTCAATCTCATTGAGGTGATTGATGACCCAAGCGCAGATCATTTCTACATGG TTCTTGAGTACGTGGATGGCAAATGGGCATGCGAGGGTTGTGGTCCACCTGGTGGTATTGGGGAAGACACTGCGAGAAAATACTTACGGGATATTGTTGCTGGGCTGATATACCTCCACGCACAT AATATAGTGCATGGAGATATTAAACCTGATAATCTATTGGTTACTCGTACTGGCACAGTGAAGATTGGAGATTTCAGCGTCAGCCAGGTGTTTGAG GATGATAACGATGAACTTCGCCGATCTCCTGGGACTCCAGTCTTCACTGCACCTGAGTGCTGTCTAG GTTTAACCTACCATGGCAAGGCTGCTGATACTTGGGCAGTGGGAGTTTCATTGTACTGTATGATAGTGGGACAATACCCTTTTCTGGGAGAAACACTACAGGATACCTATGACAAG ATTGTTAATAACTCTCTAATACTCCCGGATGAGATAAATCCACAGTTGAAGAACTTACTAGAAGGACTACTTAGCAAAG ACCCAAATCAAAGGCTGACTCTGGATGAAGTTGCACAACATACGTGGATCATTGGAGCAGATGGGCCCATCCCTCAGTATCTGTGTTGGTGCAGGCGTGAGAGCCTGGAAAAAGTAGAATTTGATGAGAGCGAAGACAGTTCTGACATGACGCATTCTAACAACATTGATTAA
- the LOC120015544 gene encoding serine/threonine-protein kinase GRIK2-like isoform X2 codes for MLSKSYTFKRLMGCCNCFGFTRKPKRRPRPISVANCQLSQELLLDEEIDDEDDGSYNDDITDTAHGDVDADDSEVPSRLGRSEEILKFREQNGFICRQFPVKETHKVVRTEDENGNKVVNEYVREYKIGAGSYGKVVLYQSRVDGKHYAIKVLIMKMLNHPNIVNLIEVIDDPSADHFYMVLEYVDGKWACEGCGPPGGIGEDTARKYLRDIVAGLIYLHAHNIVHGDIKPDNLLVTRTGTVKIGDFSVSQVFEDDNDELRRSPGTPVFTAPECCLGLTYHGKAADTWAVGVSLYCMIVGQYPFLGETLQDTYDKIVNNSLILPDEINPQLKNLLEGLLSKDPNQRLTLDEVAQHTWIIGADGPIPQYLCWCRRESLEKVEFDESEDSSDMTHSNNID; via the exons aTGCTTAGTAAGAGCTATACTTTCAAGAGATTGATGGGCTGCTGCAATTGTTTCGGTTTTACTCGAAAACCCAAGAGGCGACCCAGGCCTATCTCTGTGGCTAATTGCCAGCTTTCCCAGGAATTGTTGTTAGACGAGGAAATAGACGATGAGGATGATGGTTCATATAATGACGACATAACTGATACTGCTCATGGGGATGTTGATGCGGATGATAGTGAGGTGCCAAGCCGCTTGGGACGTTCTGAGGAGATATTAAAATTTAGAGAACAGAATGGATTCATTTGCAGGCAATTTCCTGTCAAGGAAACCCACAAAGTTGTACGCACAGAG gatgaaaatggtaataaGGTGGTCAACGAGTATGTTCGTGAATATAAAATTGGTGCTGGTAGCTATGGCAAAGTG GTTTTATATCAAAGCCGTGTAGACGGAAAGCATTATGCAATCAAG GTTTTAATAATGAAAATGTTGAACCATCCTAATATTGTCAATCTCATTGAGGTGATTGATGACCCAAGCGCAGATCATTTCTACATGG TTCTTGAGTACGTGGATGGCAAATGGGCATGCGAGGGTTGTGGTCCACCTGGTGGTATTGGGGAAGACACTGCGAGAAAATACTTACGGGATATTGTTGCTGGGCTGATATACCTCCACGCACAT AATATAGTGCATGGAGATATTAAACCTGATAATCTATTGGTTACTCGTACTGGCACAGTGAAGATTGGAGATTTCAGCGTCAGCCAGGTGTTTGAG GATGATAACGATGAACTTCGCCGATCTCCTGGGACTCCAGTCTTCACTGCACCTGAGTGCTGTCTAG GTTTAACCTACCATGGCAAGGCTGCTGATACTTGGGCAGTGGGAGTTTCATTGTACTGTATGATAGTGGGACAATACCCTTTTCTGGGAGAAACACTACAGGATACCTATGACAAG ATTGTTAATAACTCTCTAATACTCCCGGATGAGATAAATCCACAGTTGAAGAACTTACTAGAAGGACTACTTAGCAAAG ACCCAAATCAAAGGCTGACTCTGGATGAAGTTGCACAACATACGTGGATCATTGGAGCAGATGGGCCCATCCCTCAGTATCTGTGTTGGTGCAGGCGTGAGAGCCTGGAAAAAGTAGAATTTGATGAGAGCGAAGACAGTTCTGACATGACGCATTCTAACAACATTGATTAA
- the LOC120013026 gene encoding F-box/kelch-repeat protein At5g60570-like: MTKKVCLGHFSMGEEKAEQEEVAESTIVNTREGAHDSGRQFRSSDLFFPGLNDDVALECLARVSRSDYPSLSCINKRYHSLLKSGSLYELRKQLGIVEHWVYLVCDPRGWEAFDPFGKRWMTLPKIPCDDCFNHADKESLAVGSELLVFGREMFEFAIWKYSLISSSWVKCEGMNRPRCLFGSGCCGSIAILAGGTDKNGNVLKSAELYDSSSGRWELLPNMHTQRKLCSGFFMDGKFYVIGGMSGPTVSLTCGEEYDLETREWRKIEGMSPNVSTAAHAPPLVAVVGNQLYAFESLTNMVKKYDKVKNTWDELGRLPVRADSSDGWGLAFKACGEELLVVGGQRVPEGVAIVLNSWSPKSGVNNGNLDWKVLGVKENVGVFVYNCAVMGC, from the coding sequence ATGACAAAAAAAGTTTGTCTGGGTCACTTTTCAATGGGGGAGGAGAAGGCAGAGCAAGAAGAAGTGGCAGAGAGTACGATAGTAAATACCAGGGAAGGAGCGCATGATAGTGGTCGTCAATTTAGATCAAGTGATTTGTTTTTCCCTGGTCTTAATGATGACGTTGCATTGGAGTGCCTTGCTCGGGTTTCTCGGTCAGATTACCCTTCGTTATCATGCATAAACAAGAGATATCATAGTTTGTTAAAGAGTGGGTCTTTGTATGAGTTGAGGAAGCAGTTGGGGATTGTGGAGCATTGGGTATACTTGGTTTGTGATCCTAGAGGGTGGGAGGCATTTGATCCTTTCGGAAAGAGATGGATGACTCTGCCTAAGATACCCTGTGATGACTGTTTTAATCATGCGGATAAGGAGTCATTGGCTGTGGGCAGTGAATTGTTGGTTTTCGGCCGTGAAATGTTTGAGTTCGCAATTTGGAAGTATAGTTTGATTTCTAGTAGTTGGGTCAAGTGTGAGGGAATGAACCGTCCTCGATGTTTGTTTGGGTCTGGTTGCTGTGGATCCATTGCTATTTTGGCAGGAGGGACTGATAAGAATGGGAATGTCTTGAAATCGGCAGAGTTGTACGACTCCTCATCTGGTAGATGGGAACTGTTGCCGAACATGCACACACAGCGAAAACTGTGTTCTGGTTTTTTTATGGATGGAAAATTCTATGTTATTGGTGGGATGTCAGGTCCTACAGTTTCATTGACTTGTGGGGAGGAGTATGATCTTGAGACGAGGGAATGGAGGAAGATAGAGGGGATGAGTCCAAATGTTAGTACAGCAGCTCACGCACCTCCTCTTGTTGCGGTTGTAGGCAATCAGCTATATGCATTTGAGTCTTTGACTAACATGGTGAAAAAGTATGACAAAGTGAAGAACACCTGGGATGAGTTGGGAAGGCTTCCAGTTAGGGCTGATTCTTCAGATGGCTGGGGCTTGGCCTTTAAGGCCTGCGGTGAGGAACTTTTGGTTGTGGGTGGGCAAAGAGTCCCAGAAGGTGTGGCTATTGTGCTGAATTCATGGTCTCCGAAGTCGGGTGTTAATAATGGAAACTTGGATTGGAAGGTCCTTGGTGTCAAGGAGAATGTTGGGGTGTTTGTATACAATTGTGCAGTTATGGGTTGTTGA
- the LOC120004705 gene encoding uncharacterized protein LOC120004705 isoform X2 has product MGTDEDPAVDQKHDVGAIQTSVVIPIHKVEDTTGTTEETAHVHNWRRKNLVLEIPSRELEDPPQDTVVIKMPPTPSPTPRKVNFFLTPSSSDAKAATGSPGPSSVRGKSSFKSLLPKLSFKYRNSTFDVERAPNPTQEASSTGPREKPSIPRSLSLTKIFTPRMKRTASLPVTPIAHSNLGSAHGGNAAVTPNSRRKAAQVSMNRSLSMPINNKERSIRQMDSFFRVIPSTPRVKEGDITSNTSPTVDAENSDADGEDIPEEEAVCRICLVELCEGGETLQMECSCKGELALAHQECAVKWFSIKGNKTCDVCKQEVQNLPVTLLRIQSVQTRIARTSRGQQTDLDGYRIWQEVPILVIVSMLAYFCFLEQLLVGKMGTSAIAISLPFSCVLGLIGTMTSTTMVTRRFVWVYAAIQFALVVLFAHIFYSWVHVQAILSILLATFSGCGVAMSGSSIVVEFLGWRRRRHTLPDRLNGSIAAPHHGQPARPVNSSTDQVHQTEAENPETFGGS; this is encoded by the exons ATGGGAACAGATGAGGATCCTGCAGTGGATCAAAAGCACGATGTGGGTGCAATCCAAACAAGCGTTGTCATTCCAATTCATAAG GTTGAAGACACAACCGGAACAACTGAAGAAACTGCCCATGTTCATAACTGGAGGAGGAAAAACCTTGTCTTAGAGATACCCTCAAGAGAACTGGAAGACCCCCCTCAGGATACTGTTGTGATTAAGATGCCCCCAACTCCTAGTCCCACTCCAAGGAAAGTGAATTTCTTCTTGACACCAAGTTCTAGTGATGCAAAAGCAGCTACTGGGTCTCCAGGGCCCTCCTCAGTTAGAGGCAAATCATCCTTTAAGAGTCTGTTACCAAAACTAAGCTTCAAGTATCGGAATTCTACTTTCGATGTTGAAAGGGCCCCCAATCCAACTCAAGAAGCTTCATCTACAGGGCCACGAGAGAAACCGTCAATCCCAAGGTCATTGTCACTTACAAAGATATTCACTCCTAGGATGAAGAGAACAGCTTCACTGCCTGTAACTCCAATTGCACACTCCAACCTAGGGTCTGCACATGGAGGAAATGCAGCTGTTACTCCAAATTCAAGG AGGAAAGCAGCTCAAGTGAGCATGAACCGGTCACTCTCGATGCCTATCAACAATAAAGAAAGAAGCATAAGGCAGATGGATTCCTTTTTCCGTGTGATTCCTTCAACTCCTCGAGTGAAGGAAGGAGATATAACGTCAAATACATCACCTACAGTTGACGCTG AAAATAGTGATGCTGATGGTGAAGACATACCTGAAGAAGAGGCTGTTTGTAGGATTTGTCTGGTTGAACTCTGTGAAGGAGGTGAAACCCTTCAAATGGAGTGCAGCTGCAAAGGAGAGCTTGCTCTGGCCCATCAAGAATGCGCTGTAAAATGGTTTAGCATCAAGGGTAACAAGACCTGTGATGTGTGCAAACAAGAGGTCCAGAATCTACCGGTGACTCTATTACGAATTCAAAGTGTTCAAACTCGAATTGCAAGAACAAGTAGGGGTCAACAGACAGATCTTGATGGATACAG GATTTGGCAGGAAGTGCCCATCCTCGTCATTGTGAGCATGCTTGCCTACTTCTGTTTTCTTGAACAACTCCTG GTAGGGAAGATGGGGACTAGTGCAATAGCCATATCACTTCCATTTTCATGTGTCCTTGGTCTCATTGGAACCATGACCTCCACAACAATGG TGACCAGAAGGTTTGTCTGGGTTTATGCAGCAATTCAATTTGCTTTGGTGGTTCTCTTCGCACATATTTTTTACTCATGG GTTCATGTGCAAGCAATTCTATCTATTCTCCTAGCAACATTTTCTGGGTGTGGTGTGGCAATGAGTGGGAGTTCAATTGTTGTGGAGTTTTTGGGATGGAGAAGAAGACGGCATACTCTACCAGATCGGCTTAATGGTTCCATAGCGGCACCACATCACGGCCAGCCTGCTCGACCTGTAAATTCATCTACTGATCAGGTTCACCAAACTGAAGCGGAAAATCCAGAAACTTTTGGTGGCAgttga
- the LOC120004705 gene encoding uncharacterized protein LOC120004705 isoform X1, whose amino-acid sequence MGTDEDPAVDQKHDVGAIQTSVVIPIHKVEDTTGTTEETAHVHNWRRKNLVLEIPSRELEDPPQDTVVIKMPPTPSPTPRKVNFFLTPSSSDAKAATGSPGPSSVRGKSSFKSLLPKLSFKYRNSTFDVERAPNPTQEASSTGPREKPSIPRSLSLTKIFTPRMKRTASLPVTPIAHSNLGSAHGGNAAVTPNSRRKAAQVSMNRSLSMPINNKERSIRQMDSFFRVIPSTPRVKEGDITSNTSPTVDAENSDADGEDIPEEEAVCRICLVELCEGGETLQMECSCKGELALAHQECAVKWFSIKGNKTCDVCKQEVQNLPVTLLRIQSVQTRIARTSRGQQTDLDGYRIWQEVPILVIVSMLAYFCFLEQLLSFYMQVGKMGTSAIAISLPFSCVLGLIGTMTSTTMVTRRFVWVYAAIQFALVVLFAHIFYSWVHVQAILSILLATFSGCGVAMSGSSIVVEFLGWRRRRHTLPDRLNGSIAAPHHGQPARPVNSSTDQVHQTEAENPETFGGS is encoded by the exons ATGGGAACAGATGAGGATCCTGCAGTGGATCAAAAGCACGATGTGGGTGCAATCCAAACAAGCGTTGTCATTCCAATTCATAAG GTTGAAGACACAACCGGAACAACTGAAGAAACTGCCCATGTTCATAACTGGAGGAGGAAAAACCTTGTCTTAGAGATACCCTCAAGAGAACTGGAAGACCCCCCTCAGGATACTGTTGTGATTAAGATGCCCCCAACTCCTAGTCCCACTCCAAGGAAAGTGAATTTCTTCTTGACACCAAGTTCTAGTGATGCAAAAGCAGCTACTGGGTCTCCAGGGCCCTCCTCAGTTAGAGGCAAATCATCCTTTAAGAGTCTGTTACCAAAACTAAGCTTCAAGTATCGGAATTCTACTTTCGATGTTGAAAGGGCCCCCAATCCAACTCAAGAAGCTTCATCTACAGGGCCACGAGAGAAACCGTCAATCCCAAGGTCATTGTCACTTACAAAGATATTCACTCCTAGGATGAAGAGAACAGCTTCACTGCCTGTAACTCCAATTGCACACTCCAACCTAGGGTCTGCACATGGAGGAAATGCAGCTGTTACTCCAAATTCAAGG AGGAAAGCAGCTCAAGTGAGCATGAACCGGTCACTCTCGATGCCTATCAACAATAAAGAAAGAAGCATAAGGCAGATGGATTCCTTTTTCCGTGTGATTCCTTCAACTCCTCGAGTGAAGGAAGGAGATATAACGTCAAATACATCACCTACAGTTGACGCTG AAAATAGTGATGCTGATGGTGAAGACATACCTGAAGAAGAGGCTGTTTGTAGGATTTGTCTGGTTGAACTCTGTGAAGGAGGTGAAACCCTTCAAATGGAGTGCAGCTGCAAAGGAGAGCTTGCTCTGGCCCATCAAGAATGCGCTGTAAAATGGTTTAGCATCAAGGGTAACAAGACCTGTGATGTGTGCAAACAAGAGGTCCAGAATCTACCGGTGACTCTATTACGAATTCAAAGTGTTCAAACTCGAATTGCAAGAACAAGTAGGGGTCAACAGACAGATCTTGATGGATACAG GATTTGGCAGGAAGTGCCCATCCTCGTCATTGTGAGCATGCTTGCCTACTTCTGTTTTCTTGAACAACTCCTG TCTTTCTACATGCAGGTAGGGAAGATGGGGACTAGTGCAATAGCCATATCACTTCCATTTTCATGTGTCCTTGGTCTCATTGGAACCATGACCTCCACAACAATGG TGACCAGAAGGTTTGTCTGGGTTTATGCAGCAATTCAATTTGCTTTGGTGGTTCTCTTCGCACATATTTTTTACTCATGG GTTCATGTGCAAGCAATTCTATCTATTCTCCTAGCAACATTTTCTGGGTGTGGTGTGGCAATGAGTGGGAGTTCAATTGTTGTGGAGTTTTTGGGATGGAGAAGAAGACGGCATACTCTACCAGATCGGCTTAATGGTTCCATAGCGGCACCACATCACGGCCAGCCTGCTCGACCTGTAAATTCATCTACTGATCAGGTTCACCAAACTGAAGCGGAAAATCCAGAAACTTTTGGTGGCAgttga
- the LOC120004705 gene encoding uncharacterized protein LOC120004705 isoform X3, with the protein MGTDEDPAVDQKHDVGAIQTSVVIPIHKVEDTTGTTEETAHVHNWRRKNLVLEIPSRELEDPPQDTVVIKMPPTPSPTPRKVNFFLTPSSSDAKAATGSPGPSSVRGKSSFKSLLPKLSFKYRNSTFDVERAPNPTQEASSTGPREKPSIPRSLSLTKIFTPRMKRTASLPVTPIAHSNLGSAHGGNAAVTPNSRRKAAQVSMNRSLSMPINNKERSIRQMDSFFRVIPSTPRVKEGDITSNTSPTVDAENSDADGEDIPEEEAVCRICLVELCEGGETLQMECSCKGELALAHQECAVKWFSIKGNKTCDVCKQEVQNLPVTLLRIQSVQTRIARTSRGQQTDLDGYRIWQEVPILVIVSMLAYFCFLEQLLSFYMQVGKMGTSAIAISLPFSCVLGLIGTMTSTTMGSCASNSIYSPSNIFWVWCGNEWEFNCCGVFGMEKKTAYSTRSA; encoded by the exons ATGGGAACAGATGAGGATCCTGCAGTGGATCAAAAGCACGATGTGGGTGCAATCCAAACAAGCGTTGTCATTCCAATTCATAAG GTTGAAGACACAACCGGAACAACTGAAGAAACTGCCCATGTTCATAACTGGAGGAGGAAAAACCTTGTCTTAGAGATACCCTCAAGAGAACTGGAAGACCCCCCTCAGGATACTGTTGTGATTAAGATGCCCCCAACTCCTAGTCCCACTCCAAGGAAAGTGAATTTCTTCTTGACACCAAGTTCTAGTGATGCAAAAGCAGCTACTGGGTCTCCAGGGCCCTCCTCAGTTAGAGGCAAATCATCCTTTAAGAGTCTGTTACCAAAACTAAGCTTCAAGTATCGGAATTCTACTTTCGATGTTGAAAGGGCCCCCAATCCAACTCAAGAAGCTTCATCTACAGGGCCACGAGAGAAACCGTCAATCCCAAGGTCATTGTCACTTACAAAGATATTCACTCCTAGGATGAAGAGAACAGCTTCACTGCCTGTAACTCCAATTGCACACTCCAACCTAGGGTCTGCACATGGAGGAAATGCAGCTGTTACTCCAAATTCAAGG AGGAAAGCAGCTCAAGTGAGCATGAACCGGTCACTCTCGATGCCTATCAACAATAAAGAAAGAAGCATAAGGCAGATGGATTCCTTTTTCCGTGTGATTCCTTCAACTCCTCGAGTGAAGGAAGGAGATATAACGTCAAATACATCACCTACAGTTGACGCTG AAAATAGTGATGCTGATGGTGAAGACATACCTGAAGAAGAGGCTGTTTGTAGGATTTGTCTGGTTGAACTCTGTGAAGGAGGTGAAACCCTTCAAATGGAGTGCAGCTGCAAAGGAGAGCTTGCTCTGGCCCATCAAGAATGCGCTGTAAAATGGTTTAGCATCAAGGGTAACAAGACCTGTGATGTGTGCAAACAAGAGGTCCAGAATCTACCGGTGACTCTATTACGAATTCAAAGTGTTCAAACTCGAATTGCAAGAACAAGTAGGGGTCAACAGACAGATCTTGATGGATACAG GATTTGGCAGGAAGTGCCCATCCTCGTCATTGTGAGCATGCTTGCCTACTTCTGTTTTCTTGAACAACTCCTG TCTTTCTACATGCAGGTAGGGAAGATGGGGACTAGTGCAATAGCCATATCACTTCCATTTTCATGTGTCCTTGGTCTCATTGGAACCATGACCTCCACAACAATGG GTTCATGTGCAAGCAATTCTATCTATTCTCCTAGCAACATTTTCTGGGTGTGGTGTGGCAATGAGTGGGAGTTCAATTGTTGTGGAGTTTTTGGGATGGAGAAGAAGACGGCATACTCTACCAGATCGGCTTAA
- the LOC120004705 gene encoding E3 ubiquitin-protein ligase MARCHF11-like isoform X4: protein MGTDEDPAVDQKHDVGAIQTSVVIPIHKVEDTTGTTEETAHVHNWRRKNLVLEIPSRELEDPPQDTVVIKMPPTPSPTPRKVNFFLTPSSSDAKAATGSPGPSSVRGKSSFKSLLPKLSFKYRNSTFDVERAPNPTQEASSTGPREKPSIPRSLSLTKIFTPRMKRTASLPVTPIAHSNLGSAHGGNAAVTPNSRRKAAQVSMNRSLSMPINNKERSIRQMDSFFRVIPSTPRVKEGDITSNTSPTVDAENSDADGEDIPEEEAVCRICLVELCEGGETLQMECSCKGELALAHQECAVKWFSIKGNKTCDVCKQEVQNLPVTLLRIQSVQTRIARTSRGQQTDLDGYRIWQEVPILVIVSMLAYFCFLEQLLVGKMGTSAIAISLPFSCVLGLIGTMTSTTMGSCASNSIYSPSNIFWVWCGNEWEFNCCGVFGMEKKTAYSTRSA from the exons ATGGGAACAGATGAGGATCCTGCAGTGGATCAAAAGCACGATGTGGGTGCAATCCAAACAAGCGTTGTCATTCCAATTCATAAG GTTGAAGACACAACCGGAACAACTGAAGAAACTGCCCATGTTCATAACTGGAGGAGGAAAAACCTTGTCTTAGAGATACCCTCAAGAGAACTGGAAGACCCCCCTCAGGATACTGTTGTGATTAAGATGCCCCCAACTCCTAGTCCCACTCCAAGGAAAGTGAATTTCTTCTTGACACCAAGTTCTAGTGATGCAAAAGCAGCTACTGGGTCTCCAGGGCCCTCCTCAGTTAGAGGCAAATCATCCTTTAAGAGTCTGTTACCAAAACTAAGCTTCAAGTATCGGAATTCTACTTTCGATGTTGAAAGGGCCCCCAATCCAACTCAAGAAGCTTCATCTACAGGGCCACGAGAGAAACCGTCAATCCCAAGGTCATTGTCACTTACAAAGATATTCACTCCTAGGATGAAGAGAACAGCTTCACTGCCTGTAACTCCAATTGCACACTCCAACCTAGGGTCTGCACATGGAGGAAATGCAGCTGTTACTCCAAATTCAAGG AGGAAAGCAGCTCAAGTGAGCATGAACCGGTCACTCTCGATGCCTATCAACAATAAAGAAAGAAGCATAAGGCAGATGGATTCCTTTTTCCGTGTGATTCCTTCAACTCCTCGAGTGAAGGAAGGAGATATAACGTCAAATACATCACCTACAGTTGACGCTG AAAATAGTGATGCTGATGGTGAAGACATACCTGAAGAAGAGGCTGTTTGTAGGATTTGTCTGGTTGAACTCTGTGAAGGAGGTGAAACCCTTCAAATGGAGTGCAGCTGCAAAGGAGAGCTTGCTCTGGCCCATCAAGAATGCGCTGTAAAATGGTTTAGCATCAAGGGTAACAAGACCTGTGATGTGTGCAAACAAGAGGTCCAGAATCTACCGGTGACTCTATTACGAATTCAAAGTGTTCAAACTCGAATTGCAAGAACAAGTAGGGGTCAACAGACAGATCTTGATGGATACAG GATTTGGCAGGAAGTGCCCATCCTCGTCATTGTGAGCATGCTTGCCTACTTCTGTTTTCTTGAACAACTCCTG GTAGGGAAGATGGGGACTAGTGCAATAGCCATATCACTTCCATTTTCATGTGTCCTTGGTCTCATTGGAACCATGACCTCCACAACAATGG GTTCATGTGCAAGCAATTCTATCTATTCTCCTAGCAACATTTTCTGGGTGTGGTGTGGCAATGAGTGGGAGTTCAATTGTTGTGGAGTTTTTGGGATGGAGAAGAAGACGGCATACTCTACCAGATCGGCTTAA